Within Eremothecium cymbalariae DBVPG#7215 chromosome 3, complete sequence, the genomic segment tgtataatgttatatattatagCTGCGATTGTTGCATAAAAATTTCTTATCCTTTCatttgtattttatttatcaaagattttgttattaaAAAAGGCTCTTTTACTCGgaataaaattttgaagactGCTTTAACAGAGTCGATGACAATAAGTACATGATAAAGAGTAAGAAGAACTAGCACTAGAAAACAAACACAGGAGATGTCTAATACGGCCACTAGGGAAGCTGCTAAGAAGCTGGTGAAGATTCTTGAAAATCTTCCAGAAGAGAGAATCAAACATATAGTGTCTTTCAAAGATACTCAACTGGAACGATTCCGTAACGTTGCTGGTTTGGAATCGAGTTCAAAGGAAGTAAAGAAGCCCACGTTGAGGGAAATCAAGGACATCATTAGCAGAACATCTGGTCCACTAGGATTAAAAAAGGACATGATGAAAAGAGTGAATTCTACTTTGCTCGAAGAGCAGTTTACGGTTAGCTCGCTGGAGGAGCAAGTCAAATCATTGACTAATATCGTCAATAACAAGTATAAGAATCATTACGATGTCGGAAAAAAGCTATATGAACCTGTAGGTAACCCAAGATATTATTCAAGACTTTTAGACGAGTTAACTGGTAGAGGGACGGAGACCTTCTTTACCGCTTTGCGAACTGTAATATTCGGTAAATAAAAAGGAGTGCAAGGGAGAATGATTCAATGTGCCAATAGTTTTGATcttgtatatatttgaagactGTGTTTATTGATTCATTTTGTAACGGTTACAATTATTTATATACTCATTTATGTTTGTGTTTTTTATCTCTTGGCGTAGCCTATAATAGCTGTAGTATCATTAAAGTTTTGACTGTGGCCTAATCTTTCTACAACTTTGGAGGCACTTTGGATATCCTCATATTCTACAAAAGCCAATTGACGAACTTGGACAAATCTAACTTGGACAAGTTTGTCACTAGCAAAGCGTTCAGCCAATTGTTGTTCCGTAATGCCTTCCGGCAATCCCTGtacaagaagaactttGTTAGGAGGATTGCTGCcaacatcaacaactttcttctttgtattGTTGCCTTGATGCTGGACGGCTGGTGTGGTTTTAGCAGACGCCGCCGCCCCTGGGGCCATAGAGGTTGCTTGTGATGAACCATCTTTCGCAGGCAAAACGCTCTTTTGGTTCCCAGCAGACAGCTGGCTGGTAGCGAGCCTTTCGAGTACTTGCTGGATAGCAGTCTCTCCAAGCCCCTTCTTTCTGAGGCGACACCGTAATCTACGCCGGATTCGTTTGTTCCGTAGCTGGAGGAGCGTTTTAGGATCCTTTTTCATGCTTAAGTGCTTATGGAGGCGACGATATACAGTAGGGGATTGCTGGGCAATGAACCAGTAAGCGTCATGTTTAGCCGTTTCTATAACCACGGACCTGCCTCTTAGGAAGAGCTTATCCTTGAAGGTGTGGCAGAAATGAGCTGCATGTGCGGCATCTGAAAACCCAATGAAGCACTGACCCTGCAGGTTCCTAGGGCGCGTGATAGACACAATTTTATAGTTTTCATCAAGGAAGGTTAAAGGCTTCTCATCTTTTGAGGATGATAGAGTGGATTGAGGTCGCGGGACATCAGTATTGGTGTTCTTGTTAATGGTTTTCAGTAGCTCTTTGATGAACTCAGAGTTGGATCTCGGGATTTTAGGCGCGTTCTTGAGGTACAGACTAAGTAGAAGTTAGTGGTTTTATGCCTATCAGATAACAAACATTGTGAAACAATGATATCAGAGGTGtacaaaaaatacataCGTTTGTCTCATTTTCTTAAGAGTTAGTTGCGCTAATTGTAAACTTCATGACTGCAGTTTAGAAGAGAAATTTCAACTGTGCAACCAAACTTTGCCAATATAAAAGTGGTGTGGTGTGGTTCAAGAGAAAGCTGACGATTTTTTAGGAAAAAGTTATCAAAAACGCCTCATTGAAATTCGACACAAGTTACAAGTCCATGCAACCAACCAATACCACCTGAGATATGCGCTCCTACTTCCCATTACAGGAGCAACATTAATATAAATCACGCTAATATTTGATTAAAAATAGAACTACACTGAATAAAAACTATACAAAATGATGGCGAAACTTAAAAAagattcttttttaaattaaGGTGTCAGTTAGTCTATTTCTTAGCAGCCTTTTGAGCAGCCTTGGTGACCTTACCAGCCTTTTCGGACTTCTCAACAGATTTGATGACACCAACAGCAACGGTTTGTCTCATGTCTCTAACGGCGAATCTACCCAATGGTGGGTAGTCGGTGAAAGCTTCGACACACATTGGCTTGGATGGGACAAACTTGACCAAAGCAGCATCACCGGCCTTAATGAACTTTGGAGAGTCTTCCAACTTCTTACCTGATCTTCTGTCGTTCTTCTCCAACAATTCGTCGAATCTGCAGGCAATGTGAGCGGTGTGACAGTCCAAAACTGGAGAGTAACCAGCAGAGATCTGACCTGGATGGTTCAAAACGATAACTGTAGCGTTGAAAGATTCAGCAGCCTTTGGTGGATCGTTCTTGGAGTCACCACAGACGTTACCTCTTCTGATTTCCTTGACGGAAACGTTCTTGACGTTGAAACCAACGTTGTCACCTGGGACACCTTGTTCCAATTGTTCGTGGTGCATTTCAACGGACTTGACTTCAGTGGTGACGGCAGAAGGAGCAAAGGTGACAACCATACCTGGCTTGATGACACCGGTCTCGACTCTGCCGACTGGCACAGTTCCAATACCACCAATCTTGTAGACATCTTGCAATGGCAATCTCAATGGCTTGTCAGTTGGTCTGCTTGGTGGCTCGATAGAGTCAATGGCCTCCAACAAGGTCTTACCCTTGACGGTAGAACCCTTGACCTCCTTCTCCCAACCCTTGTACCATGGGGCGTTAGGAGTTGGCTCAATCATGTTGTCACCGTTCCATCCAGAGATTGGAACGAAGGCAACAGTCTTAGGGTTGTAACCAACCTTCTTGATAAAGTTGGAAGTCTCCTTGACGATTTCTTGGAATCTGCTCTCATCCCACTTGACGGAGTCCATCTTGTTGATAGCAACAATCAACTGCTTGACACCCAAAGTGTATGCCAACAAAGCGTGCTCTCTAGTTTGACCATCCTTAGAAATACCAGCCTCGAACTCACCAACACCACCTGCAATGATCAAAATAGCACAGTCTGCTTGAGAAGTACCGGtaatcatattcttgatGAAATCTCTGTGACCTGGGGCATCGATAACAGTAACATGGTACTTAGGAGTCTCGAACTTCCACAAAGCAATATCAATAGTGATacctctttctctctcaGCCTTTAACTTGTCCAAAACCCAAGCGT encodes:
- the CBP6 gene encoding Cbp6p (similar to Ashbya gossypii ADL372W) — its product is MSNTATREAAKKLVKILENLPEERIKHIVSFKDTQLERFRNVAGLESSSKEVKKPTLREIKDIISRTSGPLGLKKDMMKRVNSTLLEEQFTVSSLEEQVKSLTNIVNNKYKNHYDVGKKLYEPVGNPRYYSRLLDELTGRGTETFFTALRTVIFGK
- the TEF2 gene encoding translation elongation factor EF-1 alpha (similar to Ashbya gossypii ADL370C) — translated: MGKEKTHINVVVIGHVDSGKSTTTGHLIYKCGGIDKRTIEKFEKEAAELGKGSFKYAWVLDKLKAERERGITIDIALWKFETPKYHVTVIDAPGHRDFIKNMITGTSQADCAILIIAGGVGEFEAGISKDGQTREHALLAYTLGVKQLIVAINKMDSVKWDESRFQEIVKETSNFIKKVGYNPKTVAFVPISGWNGDNMIEPTPNAPWYKGWEKEVKGSTVKGKTLLEAIDSIEPPSRPTDKPLRLPLQDVYKIGGIGTVPVGRVETGVIKPGMVVTFAPSAVTTEVKSVEMHHEQLEQGVPGDNVGFNVKNVSVKEIRRGNVCGDSKNDPPKAAESFNATVIVLNHPGQISAGYSPVLDCHTAHIACRFDELLEKNDRRSGKKLEDSPKFIKAGDAALVKFVPSKPMCVEAFTDYPPLGRFAVRDMRQTVAVGVIKSVEKSEKAGKVTKAAQKAAKK
- the MUD1 gene encoding Mud1p (similar to Ashbya gossypii ADL371C), producing the protein MRQTLYLKNAPKIPRSNSEFIKELLKTINKNTNTDVPRPQSTLSSSKDEKPLTFLDENYKIVSITRPRNLQGQCFIGFSDAAHAAHFCHTFKDKLFLRGRSVVIETAKHDAYWFIAQQSPTVYRRLHKHLSMKKDPKTLLQLRNKRIRRRLRCRLRKKGLGETAIQQVLERLATSQLSAGNQKSVLPAKDGSSQATSMAPGAAASAKTTPAVQHQGNNTKKKVVDVGSNPPNKVLLVQGLPEGITEQQLAERFASDKLVQVRFVQVRQLAFVEYEDIQSASKVVERLGHSQNFNDTTAIIGYAKR